CCTTCTGCATTTACCATTGATGATTTAGAAAAAGAATTTCGTAGTAATCAGTTATTTGCTCCAGTAATTATCGGTAGCAAAGCCACCGGAACCGGAGGGGAAGGCGGCGGTAAAGGGAAGTCACCAGCCGGAGGCAGTGATAAACCCAAAAGCACGAATCCATTAGTGGATAGTGCACGTGAAATCATTGCTAATATCCAAGAGGATTAATTTATATGTCTTTATATATTTTTCAAAAACAAGTATCTCTAGCAGCAACAGAACTGGTTGCTCAGGCTGTCCGTCAATTTAACGAAGCATCTGGCGGTGCTTTAGTTATTGGTGATGGTGATCATATCGGTGACTACATTGAACAAACATCATGGCAGTTACTTGGTGGGTTGGCTCAGCGACGTAATGCATATGGCTCAGGCAATTTAACGCCACAAGAATTGGGGCAAATCCTTGACCGTATGATTAAGGTTGATGGTCGTATCGGCCCTGTATCTGTTACCCCAACGATGATGAAGCGACTAGGTAAAGATGTCTCAGAAGCGGCCGCGGTAGTTGCTGCTCAATCAGCAGAAGCCATGTTGCAAGATTACCTTAATACTTCTGGCGCAGCATTGAAAGCAGCTATTTCTGGTAATACAACGGCAGTTACTGTTGGCGGAGAAACACCATCATTAAGAGGTTTGAATAAGGCCACACGTCCATTCGGTGATGCTTATTCACGCATTATCGCTTGGTTAATGGATGGTGCAACGTTCAACGACTTTATGGATGAGACACTAACCAACGCGAATAACCTGTTCCAAATTGGTAACGTTGCTATTAAACAAGATAACCTTGGTCGTCGTTTTGTTATCTCTGATATTCCCGCTTTATCAGATGCAGATAAACAGCATTCGTTAGGTTTGGTTACTGGCGCTGCAGCAATTCAAACATCGCCACTAATCATGAAGGCTCAGGATGTGTTAGGCCAAGAAAATATTAAGGCACTAATGCAAGGTGAGTATGACTTTACTGTTGGTCTACGTGGTTATCAGTGGAGTAAAGATAGTATCAAATCACCCACTAACGCACAGATTGAAACAGTAGCTAACTGGAAGCAAATTGCTACTGATATTAAAGATACTGCTGGCGTTATGGTTTCATTTGGCAAAGATACTAGCGTTGGTGGGTAATGCGAGGGGCGGTAGCCCCCTTATTTATCCATAAGGAGTGATCATGTCTATTGCGATTACGGGTGAGCAAGTTAATGAGCAATTAGAGGTGATGGGGTTTGAGGCAACAAGCCTTGTTATAAGCTCTGCCATATCTATTGTGGACACTATTGATAATTGCCTTGATAACGCAGGATATTCAGATGCGGTAGTTACCTTAATCAAGCTGTATTCGGTTATCCTCATATTATCATCTGCTGATGTTAGAAAAATATCCTCAGAACATGCACCTTCTGGCGCTTCTGTTTCATATCAGTATTTTGCTGATGGTAGAAAAACATTATTAAAAACGCTGTCTTCTCTGGATCCCTCTGGATGTACCGATAGCTTACCTATTGAACGACCTGTTGGCATTGTTCAGTTTGATGTGGTTCGGGGGTGATATGGGGAAAATCCTGCGACGATTTTGCAAGGGGTGGGCAACCATTTGGAAAATTACAGGTAAAGATGGTTACGGTAAACCCATATTTTCAGAGCCAATTCATATCCGATGTGATTACGGAAGTAGTTTTAAAGATGGTAGAAAAACCATTGGCACTGAAATAATCATTAAGAATGTTATTTGGACTGAGTATAGCGAAGCAACTCAAGAAGACTATATCGCCATTGGCAAACATGAAGATAGAGATCCATTTTTGCATGGTGCTAGTAGGATTAAGTCTATCGATAGAGACCGAGATATTAATGGTGGTCTAGATGATTACACATTAACGACGGCGGTATAACTATGGGGGCAAAAGTAAAAGGAATAGGTAATGCGATATCTAACTTAAACTCTCTGGTTGGAAGTATAGCATCAAAAAAGATAGCTCGAGCCATGCATAGAGCGCTAGATATTGGCGGTAGGCAAGCTGCTGTATACACGCCAATTGACACTAAAACGCTCATTAACTCACAATTTAGAGATGTAAAAGTAAAAGGCACACTATTTACTGGTCGCGTTGGTTATTCTGCTTCGTATGCTGTTTTCGTTCATGATCCTAGTGTTAAACAAACTTTCCGCAGACCTACTGCTAAGAAAGAATTCCTCCTGAAAGGATTTGAGGAAACGAAGCAAATGATTGATCAGGCTGTTGCTGAGGAATTTAAAATATGACGACCTTTGAGAGACTGAAAAACTATTTTTCTGAATCAGGGTTATCAGATGGTTTCATTCAGCAGGATTATATTTGGAATGAAAAAGAAGGTAATGATTCAGATTCATATATCGTATTTCAGCAACCCAATGGAACTGGACGTATTGATGATTTAAGTGGTGATGATTTCTTTACCATTTCACTCATATCTGGCAAGGCGTGGATTGAGTTTATTGTTCAGAGAGCTAACGAAATACTAGAGTATGTAAGGTGTCACTCTAGAAGCCATAACATTGGCTTTATTATCAATACATCTGGTTTTGTTAATCCAATTCAAACGACAGAAGGTAGGTTTATCATTCCGCTTTCTTTCCGCTGTACATCTTAAATTAAACACATCTCAACAGGTCGCTTATGCGGCCTTTTTTATTTGCAAATAAAGAGGTTATAACATGTCACAATGTCCTGACAAAAAAGGGTTGGTGATGGGTAATGCGGGAATTATCCGTATTGCAAAAGGATGCCCTGACCAAGTACCAGCACAAGATCAGTTCTTACGCTTAGGTGCATTAACAAGCAAGTCATTCGATTTTGGTATGGAGACGGTAACGTCTAATGCTGATGATATCAAAGGGTTAACAGAATCAATCGTCACTGGTGCTGACTTCACCATTAGTTTTGATGGGGAATTGAAGAAGGCTGGTGTAACCGGATCTACTTCTGCTTTCGATATTGCGAAAGAAATCCTTGATGAAATTAAAGCTGGTCGCCAGCCAGATTACTGGGTTCAGCTTGATATGAAAGGTGATGGTTCTGATGTTGTTCAGGGCTATATGTTATTCACATCATGGTCAATGGAGTTTCCAACAAAAGAAATTTCCACTTATTCAGGTGAGTTGAAAGTTGCTGATGCAGAAACGGTTGAATGGCTACAAGAAGAAATCGTTGTTGAAAGTATTGCTGTCGAGCCAGCCACTCTGTCTGTAAAAGTGGGTGAAACTAAGACATTTACTGTCAAATTTACCCCAACAGATGCGACTAACAAAAACTACACCGCTGTAAGCGATAAGCCGAATTTTGCAACAGTTACCCAGCTTGTTAATGTGGTCACTGTGCGTGGTGTTGCTGAAGGTACTGCAAATATCACTGTCACATCCGAAGATGGTAGCAAGACAGCAAAATGCGTGGTCACTGTTACCGCTGCTTAATATTACAAAGGGTGCTTTCGAGTGCCCTTGATAATATTCAGGAGGGGTTATGACGCCTATTTTAGAAATCGGTGAGATGGTTATCTCTACTGATAAAAAGGATTACTTATTTAGACCATCGTTCATCAATATGACAAGAATCGGTGAGCCTAAACAGATTGTTAGTGCATATGGTCAATTAAATGGTGCCGAGGTGCAAGAGTTAATTACACGAGCCGTAATGAGCTACAGGGTTATTCCTGAATGGTTAATAAAAGCCATTAGCAAGCCAACATATGGGCGTAATATCCTACAAACGGCAATGATGGTTATGCAGGCGTGCTGTGATGATGACTGTTCGGAAATCATTGGAGAATGGAAGTCAGGTAAGCGCGGCATTGTCTATAAAAACGGCAAGATGCCAATCGCTGATATTATCGTCATTGCCAGAGAGTTATTCGCTCATGGAATTATCGGTAAAGCGAAGATCCGCAAACTTCAACGTAACGAAGGCAAAAACGAATTCTCAGATGAGTTTATGGCAATTGACTATATTAGCTCTGCTCGTGCGCACTTTGGCATGAATAGAGAGGAAGCCGAGCAATTAACCATGACTGAATTTCAGATGATGCTTAAAGCTAAATATCCTGATGAGAAAGGATTCACTAAAGAAGAATACGACAACATCATGAAGCAAGATGATAAGCGTAATGATGAGTTAATCAGTGGTAAGCGCAGATTAGTGAGTAGAAAGAGAAAGTAGCCAATTATTAGGTTTGATATATTTTATAGTAAAGGTAGGAATATGAATAAAATCCTAAGGCAGTATCGACATATGAAGGTACCTTTATTTGAATCTGGATATATTATCTATTGTAGCTCTTGGGATGATTGGCGCTCTCTACATGAAAAACTAGGCATTGATGGTGGGGATAGTTTTGTTAACGGGGCAAGTCGTACAGTTACTAACGCTCAGTGTGTGCTCCATATTATTGGTGTGTTTAACGGTAAATCATCTACTCTAGCTCACGAGTGTGCGCATATGGCGTTCGACATTTGTCATCGCGTCGGTGTGAGCGTTGAAACAGGATCAGCAAATGAAACATTTTGTCATTTAATTAGCAGGATGATTGATTTCTGTTCTGGAGAACAAAAAAGCCGACCTATGTCGGCTTAATTCAACTAACGCTTACTATCAGGTGTTCTTTTATCAAGAACCCAGGAATTACCTTTTTCAGTTGTTGGTGGCAACCTTTCGTTATCTCTCACGGTGGCGTAATTATCACGCTGTCCACCTCGAGGGCCAACTTCACGATAAATACCACCATCCTTTCCTGTATTTTCACCTGGCTTTTTACTCATAATAAAAACTCCTTGTAATGCTCGTTATTGAGCAGAACAAATATTAGACAGGAATTTTATTAAGTCAAATATCCGTACAAAGGAAATGGGGCTACTACTAACCTGATGACGCTTGATCCTTTATTCGTTTTCTGAAAGCGCCAATCTCAACCTTGTCCGAAGATAGCCGAACGGTGGATTTGAGTTGTTTTATTGGTGAGGCATACTGTTTTTATAAACAGATGTATTTGCAGGGTACCTCATTAAATATGTGAAACAGCTCCACGAGGCTAGGAGAATATTATGTTACTATGCAAAGGAGATGGTAATTATATTGGCACAGAGACAGGCATGGACTTATATAAATTCAAAAGTAATGATCAAATTGGTAGTTTAGATGCTGAAACAGACCATTTTTTATCAGAATGTTTTTTAGAATCATCAGTATATGACACGTTAAAAAAATTTGATAATAAAGACATTGATTTTGTAAAGAGAATAATTGTAGGTCGCACTGGCTCAGGTAAAACAGCAATATTGAAAATGTTATCGAATGACAGCTCAATAAAAAAATCAACAACGATAGAGGCTGAATCTACTGTTTTTGAACATATAAATAATAATGTATTTATTTCAAAACTGGCTGATTCAAATGTTGATTTAAGAGTTTTTTATAAATCTTTATGGATACACGTATTGCTTGTAAAAGTGATAGAAGTTGTTTATTCAAATGAGCAAACATTTCTTGAAAAAATTCAATCCTTAGGTAATTCAAAAAAAAGAAAGTATAATTTAGATTTAGCTAAGGAATATCTAGAGCATTATAAAGATAATTTCTTCAATGATAAAATTGTTGCCGAAATAACTGAAAAATTTCAAGATGAAGTTGGTTTAAGCATAGGTAATAAAGATACTATTTTCGGTGCATCACTTAAAGTTAGTGATGAGCAGGTTGCGAAAATTCAAAGAGAAACGGCTAGATATGTTAGTGCTAATTTATTAAAAAAACAAAAAGAGTTAATAAAGTTTGTTACAGAAGAAAGCCCTGATGAAACACAAAGTAGAATAATAATTAGTATAGATGATTTAGACAAATCTTGGCTGAGTAACAGTACTATAAGATATGATTTTATAAACGCATTATTGGATGCATTTAAAGAATTAATAGACTTAAGATCTGTTAAAATACTGATTTCAATAAGAACAGATATACTAATGGGAATTTATAATACAAATTTAAGACAAGAAGAAAAAGATAGATCTTTAATAATTCCTATAGAATGGAGTAGGTTTGAGTTATCCGAAATATTAGATAAAAGAATAGATTATTTGGTTAAGCATAAATATGCCTCTAAAAAAGAAGTTAAATTTTCTGATATTTTTAATTTTTCAGTTAAAAATGAAAGTGCCTCTGATTATATTTTAGATAGAACAATGTTAAGGCCAAGAGATGCCATAGATTTTGTAAATTTCTGTTTAATGCAAGGTGATGGAAGAACTTCATTGAATGAGGATATGGTTATTGAGGCTGAAGAGAGATATTATACATCTAGAAAAATGGCACTCAATAAAGAATGGATGAGTCAATACCCAAATGTTTTGAAATATATAGATGCAATATCATTAATCAATATTAAAAAATTTAAAATAGAAGAATTGAATAAAGATGAAATATTGATATATGTTATGGAAAACTCATCTATAAATAACTCGGTTGATGAAAAGATAGCAACAGATATTAAATTGTTAGTTAATGTGTGGTTTACTATCGGAATAATAGGAATAGAAAAAACAAAAACACTCACGGTATACTCTAGCTTTGATAAGCCCATTTTGGATATTACAGATTATAATAAAACTTTTGTAATACATCCTTTATTCTATCGAGTGTAACGGATAATAATCCAAATCAACCCACTCCGGTGGGTTTTTTATTGCCTGAATCTCATAGCTTATTGATTCATATTTCAAACTTCAACTCTCATTCCAATTAAGATAACATTAGCAAAACTAATTAAAGGAATAATGAGATCGTGAATAAATCAATAATTGTAATTGTCCTGTCTTGCATTGGTTTTAGTGCTTATGCAGGAACAACCTATACAAGTGAAGAATTAAATAGGCTTGTAGAGCTGGGAACACCACCAAAAGAAATGCCTGAGCATGTTGATAAAATAAAACCAGCACCATTTCCAACCTGTAAATTAGCTATTAATAACATGTATAAAAAAGTGCATGGGGAATACCCAGTTGAGATAACTGGAAATGGTACAGATACATACGCCATAAAAGTATGGACATACGATGGTGTGGCAATGACTAAATGCATTGATGGCAATAGAATATTATCAGGAGCTGAGTACGAGTGATAGGTACGTTAGTAGACTTGGTTAATAAGCGTTAATTGTCTTATTAATCGTACTGCTTATACTCATATAGCTTAATTCATAAACAAGGGCATCCGTGCCCTTTGTTTATTTTGATGGGGGGATTTCCACAAGAAACCCACTAACATCAATAACGCTTTCTGGTATGTGATAGCCTAACTCTTCCAGCTTATCAAATGTTGGCTGCAAAACAGTATCAATATCATCAAGTAAGCCATCTAAATCTAGATCTGATAGTTCGACATTGAAAATAGAATGTCCTAACTTTACCTTCTTATTTATCTCTGCAAACGTCCTTTTAAAAATAATTTCCTTTAATCCTTCTCGTGCATTATTGGCGATTTGCATCGCCTCTTTTGCCGGTATTAAATCATCAGTATTTATTTCACCGGGAAAGCTTGATTCTAGTCTTTGAACTATTTCGGCATTCATTGAACGCCCATTTTCTTTTGCGGTCACTTCTATTTTTTCTTTTAATTCAATTGGTAACCTAATTCTTAATTGAGGATCTTCTCTGCTCATAGAAACACCAGCTACTCGTAATGAAAATAATTACAAAATTATGCCCCACTGTGGGGTTGACTTCAATGACGCACGGTGTGACAATGATTTTGCCCCACATTGAGGCATTGAAAGTTAAGGATGAAATAATGCAAAAAGCAAAAGATATGTATCAGAAGAAAATTAGATTTCCAGAGGATGTGTGCAAGGCAATTCAAGCTAATGGAGATTTGGAGTGTAGAAAATTTAATACGGAGATTATTTATCAACTAAGGAAAGTTTACGGATTGATAGAAAGTAAAAGCCCCAGTTGCGCGAACAACTGAGGCAAGTCGTCAAATAAACCCATCGAAAGGAATAAGTGACATGAACAGTATAACCAAGACAGATTTAACTTTCCAGAGCTTCACATTCAACCCTATCGTTGAAAATGGTCAGGTATGGTTAACATCAACTGAGTTAACAAAAGTGCTTGAGTATAAAAAGACTGACGCTGTCAGCCAAATTTATTCACGCAATTCAGACGAGTTTACGGACTCCATGACAATGACCCTCAATTTGAGTGTCAACGGAATAAACAATAGCTTACGTAATAAAGTGGTCAGAGTTTACTCACTTCGTGGCGCTCACCTGATCGCAATGTTTGCATCCACTCCAGTGGCTAAAGAATTTCGCAAATGGGTACTGGATATTCTGGATAGAGAAGTAGCTGACAAGAAAGATTTACCAGTAGAAAAAGATAGTTCGGTAAGTGCAAACGGATTGTTAGCTAGATTAAGTCTGATTTGTACAACATGGGATGAGGCTAGAAAGGATATTGAAAACTTCGATCCGAAAATGGCGAAACGTCTCAATTCAACAATGAGTATGTTTTTAATGTATTCACAACACATGAAAGGAATAGCTAAGACAAAACAAGTTAGGAGATTAACGCATTGATGGGCACTAAAAACAGAAAAGCCAACAGTTCGCTCCTGTTGGCTAATCCCAAACAAAACCTAAAAGGAATGTTTTATGAGTCAAATTACAGTAGCAAACAATAACTCAGTTGTCACGCAAAACCGTTTTACGGTTCCAGAAGTCTATTATCGTAACCAGAAGGTGATTACCACTGAATCACTGGCTATTGGTTATGGCGCGGAGATTAAAAGCATACAAAATAATTTCAATCGAAATCAATCTAGATTCGAAGAAGGTAAACATTACTTCAAGATTGAAGGTGATGAATTATCTATTTTGCGGTCATCATTTAGTGGAGTGCAAATATCGAACAAAGCTAGATTACTTTATCTCTGGACTGAGCGCGGAGCATCACGCCACGCTAAAATGCTGGAAACTGACCAAGCATGGGATTTCTTTGAATTGCTCGAAGATACCTATTTTGGAACACGAAAAAATAATAACCTTCCTGGTAATTACATTGAGGCACTGGAAAACTTATTAAAAGCAGAAAAAGAGAAAGCAGTGATCGCAGCGGAGCGTGACCACGCGATAGAAACAAAGGCATGGATTGGAAATAAGCGTCAAGCAACTTCAATGGCTACGGCATCTAAAGCTGTTCGTGAAAAGAATCGCCTTGCTGAAAAGCTAGGTGAAAGTAAAAAACATGCAACAGTATTAGCAGTAGAGAAGAAACTAAACAAAAAATTCAAATGGCAACCATTGAAGAAATGGTGCAAAGAGAATGATGTAGAAATATCTACTGTTCATGATGATAGATACGGAACAGCCAACTCATACCCATCAGGCGCATGGAAGTCCGCTTATGATGTGGATTTAGCTAAATTATTCTAAACACCCAAGCCAAGGACGGTTTGCTTGAGATTACATATCACGCCTCTTAACTGAGGCTTTTTGCTTTTCTTTGCACCACAAACAGCTAAACTAATAACAAATTAACTAACGAGGATGGTGTTGTGAGGAAGGTTATTTTAGCTATTGTTATCTTCAGTTTTAATTGCTCAGCATTTGCTTATGGTGAACTATCAAAAAAAGATATCTCTTGGCTTGAGGAGCAGAAAGTAATCAAAGATATTGGTTGCGAGGATTATGTAGATATTTCTTCCTCAAGCAAGAAAAGTGGAGATGTTTCTGTAAATGAATCAGTCTTTAAAAAAGAAAGAATATTCAATAAAAGTAAAGTAGTGTGCTATTTAACTGAAAAAGAAGGTAAGTTTAGTGTTTCAGTCATAGAAGAAGCTGTTATTGATGGAAAAAAAGTGAGCGTTTCCCACACTGATGGATCTGGTTATGTTGGTGGTGATTATTATAATGGGTGGGCTTACAAGTGTAAAAAGGATGCAATGACAGATGAAGTTGCTTGTGGTATGCATCGTGATGATTTTACTATAGAAAAGAACAATGATGGTTACAGAATACAAGTAGGGTATAAACACTTCCCTAATTCTTTATCTTATATAAGAATTAACAAAGAACATCCTATAAAGTCGGAAGATAGTGGTATGTATTCAAGAGAATTGTCTAACGAAATTATCAGCAAGATCTCAGACGAAGATGAAGTTACCATTAGATATACAAAATGGCCCAATGATCGACCTATAGATAAAAAGATTAATATGGATGGATTTAATGTAGCTAAGGAAGTTGTAGGTAATCTTTTAGTTAATTACAAATAACATAAATCAAATATTAAATAACCCTGCCAATCGGCGGGGTTTTTCACTTTAAGGAGCCGATAAATGGCAAATGTAGGCGAAATTGTTTATCAAGTACAGATGGATGTTCAGCAACTACTTACATCTCAACGACAGCTAGAACAGCGATT
This portion of the Proteus vulgaris genome encodes:
- a CDS encoding major capsid protein, with amino-acid sequence MSLYIFQKQVSLAATELVAQAVRQFNEASGGALVIGDGDHIGDYIEQTSWQLLGGLAQRRNAYGSGNLTPQELGQILDRMIKVDGRIGPVSVTPTMMKRLGKDVSEAAAVVAAQSAEAMLQDYLNTSGAALKAAISGNTTAVTVGGETPSLRGLNKATRPFGDAYSRIIAWLMDGATFNDFMDETLTNANNLFQIGNVAIKQDNLGRRFVISDIPALSDADKQHSLGLVTGAAAIQTSPLIMKAQDVLGQENIKALMQGEYDFTVGLRGYQWSKDSIKSPTNAQIETVANWKQIATDIKDTAGVMVSFGKDTSVGG
- a CDS encoding P-loop ATPase, Sll1717 family — encoded protein: MLLCKGDGNYIGTETGMDLYKFKSNDQIGSLDAETDHFLSECFLESSVYDTLKKFDNKDIDFVKRIIVGRTGSGKTAILKMLSNDSSIKKSTTIEAESTVFEHINNNVFISKLADSNVDLRVFYKSLWIHVLLVKVIEVVYSNEQTFLEKIQSLGNSKKRKYNLDLAKEYLEHYKDNFFNDKIVAEITEKFQDEVGLSIGNKDTIFGASLKVSDEQVAKIQRETARYVSANLLKKQKELIKFVTEESPDETQSRIIISIDDLDKSWLSNSTIRYDFINALLDAFKELIDLRSVKILISIRTDILMGIYNTNLRQEEKDRSLIIPIEWSRFELSEILDKRIDYLVKHKYASKKEVKFSDIFNFSVKNESASDYILDRTMLRPRDAIDFVNFCLMQGDGRTSLNEDMVIEAEERYYTSRKMALNKEWMSQYPNVLKYIDAISLINIKKFKIEELNKDEILIYVMENSSINNSVDEKIATDIKLLVNVWFTIGIIGIEKTKTLTVYSSFDKPILDITDYNKTFVIHPLFYRV
- a CDS encoding DUF6246 family protein; translation: MTPILEIGEMVISTDKKDYLFRPSFINMTRIGEPKQIVSAYGQLNGAEVQELITRAVMSYRVIPEWLIKAISKPTYGRNILQTAMMVMQACCDDDCSEIIGEWKSGKRGIVYKNGKMPIADIIVIARELFAHGIIGKAKIRKLQRNEGKNEFSDEFMAIDYISSARAHFGMNREEAEQLTMTEFQMMLKAKYPDEKGFTKEEYDNIMKQDDKRNDELISGKRRLVSRKRK
- a CDS encoding phage tail termination protein encodes the protein MTTFERLKNYFSESGLSDGFIQQDYIWNEKEGNDSDSYIVFQQPNGTGRIDDLSGDDFFTISLISGKAWIEFIVQRANEILEYVRCHSRSHNIGFIINTSGFVNPIQTTEGRFIIPLSFRCTS
- a CDS encoding Ig-like domain-containing protein translates to MSQCPDKKGLVMGNAGIIRIAKGCPDQVPAQDQFLRLGALTSKSFDFGMETVTSNADDIKGLTESIVTGADFTISFDGELKKAGVTGSTSAFDIAKEILDEIKAGRQPDYWVQLDMKGDGSDVVQGYMLFTSWSMEFPTKEISTYSGELKVADAETVEWLQEEIVVESIAVEPATLSVKVGETKTFTVKFTPTDATNKNYTAVSDKPNFATVTQLVNVVTVRGVAEGTANITVTSEDGSKTAKCVVTVTAA
- a CDS encoding ORF6N domain-containing protein — protein: MSQITVANNNSVVTQNRFTVPEVYYRNQKVITTESLAIGYGAEIKSIQNNFNRNQSRFEEGKHYFKIEGDELSILRSSFSGVQISNKARLLYLWTERGASRHAKMLETDQAWDFFELLEDTYFGTRKNNNLPGNYIEALENLLKAEKEKAVIAAERDHAIETKAWIGNKRQATSMATASKAVREKNRLAEKLGESKKHATVLAVEKKLNKKFKWQPLKKWCKENDVEISTVHDDRYGTANSYPSGAWKSAYDVDLAKLF
- a CDS encoding BRO-N domain-containing protein; the encoded protein is MNSITKTDLTFQSFTFNPIVENGQVWLTSTELTKVLEYKKTDAVSQIYSRNSDEFTDSMTMTLNLSVNGINNSLRNKVVRVYSLRGAHLIAMFASTPVAKEFRKWVLDILDREVADKKDLPVEKDSSVSANGLLARLSLICTTWDEARKDIENFDPKMAKRLNSTMSMFLMYSQHMKGIAKTKQVRRLTH
- a CDS encoding Arc family DNA binding domain-containing protein; protein product: MQKAKDMYQKKIRFPEDVCKAIQANGDLECRKFNTEIIYQLRKVYGLIESKSPSCANN
- a CDS encoding DUF7370 family protein translates to MSIAITGEQVNEQLEVMGFEATSLVISSAISIVDTIDNCLDNAGYSDAVVTLIKLYSVILILSSADVRKISSEHAPSGASVSYQYFADGRKTLLKTLSSLDPSGCTDSLPIERPVGIVQFDVVRG
- a CDS encoding Arc family DNA-binding protein, which produces MSREDPQLRIRLPIELKEKIEVTAKENGRSMNAEIVQRLESSFPGEINTDDLIPAKEAMQIANNAREGLKEIIFKRTFAEINKKVKLGHSIFNVELSDLDLDGLLDDIDTVLQPTFDKLEELGYHIPESVIDVSGFLVEIPPSK